AGATACTTTATGGATCGGGCTGATCTTTTACGATCACTTAAAAAAATGTGAAAGGAATCTTCTAGATCATTTACCTTGACATTCTTAAGAAGCTTAGgattatcatgaaggtactttaaAATCCAAGTCAAAACACTTGCTGTAGTGTCTTGTGCTGCAAAAAGAACTCCTATAATATTATCAGCAATTTGATCTTCATTTAATACCAATCCTTTCTCATCTTTGGCATTCAAGAAACAATTCAACAAGCCTTTCTCTATTAGCTTCTTCTCCTTCCTTTCATTTATGATTTCACTTAGAATTTTCCCAAGTCTCTTTCTTGCCTTCGCACATAAAAACATTACCGTCAGTGTCAGTCCACTGCGTAAACCTACAAAATTTAGTGATGACTAAAATGACACTTACTTGAAGGGACTTTCTATAAGGACTTCCTGGCAAATTTGTAGGGAAAGAATTGTAACCCTTATCAACTATGATATAATTCTTCTTCAATTGATCTTTAAGATGAGCATCCAAATGTCCAAATATAGCAAGTATACCTACTTCGAACGAATACTGACacgaaaaaaagaagataaatgtcAGTAAAAGTTCGTTTATACTGTCAGTGTATATAAGTAAAATCCGATAGTAAAaacaacctttttcatttcatgatAAGTGTTAACAACATGTCCACCTGCCCAAGAGTTTAATGCAGAAATTGCTAATTCTTCGATATGAGGGATTTGGTTACGAATGGCTTCTGGATTTAAAGATGTCTGAACAAGTTTTCTGACATGGATATGGTAGTTTCCTTGATGAAAAAATAGCGCAGATTGACCAATTAAAGTCTCTTTGCTTTTGGGATAAGTTGGCTTGAATAAATTAGCTTGGTTCACTAGTACAAATCTAGCAGCTTCTGGACTTGTCAACATGACACAAGGACAACCTAGTATTTTTGTCTTAAAAATTTCACCATACCTGAAAAAACATTTTACAACCATTAATATTAGTATTACACCGACATACGAAAAAGAAGAATTAAACTTAATAGTCGTTCACTCAattacttaaattaaaaatagtgaATGTGAGTGAAAATGGTACCTTCTTTGCCTGTTAATGAAGAAGATATTAGGGTCTTGAGAATAAAGTTGAAGAGTTTCTCCTATATAAGGCCACCCCATTGATCCAGGTGGAAGCTTATAAGCTTTCCTTTGGGGTGATGATTTCTTATTTCTTGTTATGACAAACCATAAATATAAGAATAAGATAGTAAGAAGAAATATAGAGATATAGAAAAATAAGTCAAAATTAGTCATCTTCCTTTTTGTGATAGAGCTTTCTAATTGTTATAGGAGAATGCTAACATATAGTGAATGGGGTAgtgatcttttttttttatgcAGCAGAGTGGAGATGATGCTTCTTTATATAGGAATGAAAGGGGGTAGAAAGAGACGTTAATAGGGCAGAATAGTAGTAGAAAAAAAGTAAGTAAAAAGATTACTATGACCTTGTCTTGATTATCTGATTTCACATATGTTGAAACATTAAATTTAAGTTAACTAAATTAGATacgtttatttgattttttaaaattttatcttCACCAAGCATATCGCATTTATACTATCACTAATCTATAATGAAATACATTATTATATATTCCATTATTTAAAAAGTAGGTGGTTCAAGCATATTACACATGCTTTAGATTACACTTAGTAGGCGTTTGAGCGtgaattccattttttttttcaaatttggaatttcactaaaattttgaattgaagatgaagttgtgtttggttataatttttgCAACATATTTGGATGTCTTTTTTTCAACATATTTTGCAACTAAGCACTAAGAATTTTCCCATTTTCAAGTGAGATTGGAAAAATTGTAAGATTTTGATAACCAAACattattttcaaaaaacaaaatttgaaaaaagaaaaattttcttatgtccaaacgggctcttagtccTTATCTAAATGATATAAAATGTAAGTGGTTACAAACATATTAATACTCTTACTCTAGGCTAAGCTTAGCAAACTTATTACTGATAATATTCTAATTACAAGCATATATATAATGGCACATACTTTTAATTAGTGCAATAGCGGATTAAGTCGAAAAACCAAACTGGACCAATTTCTTTTGTTATTTGGTTTACATTTTCAATTATTGGTTTGACACTAAATATTTAAAAGTTTTCGTTCCTTAGTTTGGTTTtgaatttaaaaagtaaaaaccgaaaaatcattttttaatttttttatataaaacatATTTAATTCTTGGTATACGATCGATAAAGAAATTAACTAGCATTGCAATAATAACTAAATTTTGTTTTGATTATGGTATTAGTTTGCCAGTTTATTCTTGTTGACTCTTTGCATTATGCTTTTATAGGGGACTAAAAGTGTTTGATTATCTCATCAAATGTGTATTACTAGCTTATCTGTAGTGACTGATGATCATTATTCAATCATGTTATTgaatttagaaaaaaatatttaagagaTTTGGCATAACTACTCCTCCATAATGGTCATTCTTTTCTTTGTCATTAATTTAAATATGTTATTCATAGTTTagatttcatttttttgtttgttatttGTAGATACAGTGAATAGTTACCTCGGTTGAATCTAATGTACTTTCAATAGTGATTTCTCTACtatacttgtgacaccccgaaaaatttcgaaatatTTAAGCGTAAAGCCTCGTAAATTTTCGcaaatgaattcaaggtttcgtggtgccggagtaggTATACATGTTTAAGGATTTTCGAAATTCTTCCGcgactcggactttttgggttgaacaatgcaccggaaagtaaaagaaaatttttaacaGAAAActgcgtttctgcggtccattatgcgaccgcagacacAGAcaaatttttggtcattttggtctGCAATTATGCAACCGATATTCGGTctgcatattgattatgcgattgCAAAACCTGTTTcgaagcttcatttttgggttttttaaaacccgaccctacttcgttaaatacatgctttgggccatttttgagcaaaaatctgatgttttagagagaagggagagtgttttagagagagataaaaccctaggctaattattcatcaagtcttgctcaaattttggaagataacaaggaaaacccacaagttcttcaactaagagataaggttccataccctagttttcaatttcgaatttgggtagaagatgattgattaggagtatgattcttgggtatgagagtattatctatacatgcatgtaccaacaagatttatgggaagattgttgagcttaaataagtaaggattgggttatgtagtgaagaaaatcttgtagaagaaccttatggttaaatttgcacacctagtgtttgataaaatgctcaaatgagctgaaaccatgaatatcttcctaattatggttcaattttgttatgtctcaaaatagattgggattgctagaattttcggaacgttgtagtaatttaaggaaagctcaattgaggtatgttggctaaactttctctcttagaattgaattccatgatgtttccataagttccaagtatggttgtctcatgttccttattctatattccgagttgttcccaataaattcgattgtcccgaataagcaaagtgtcaagAATTGAGTAATCAAAACTTGTTCAggatgttcctatcacattacgTCATCCTTcgagaatgtgttcaa
The nucleotide sequence above comes from Nicotiana tabacum cultivar K326 chromosome 12, ASM71507v2, whole genome shotgun sequence. Encoded proteins:
- the LOC107781531 gene encoding abscisic acid 8'-hydroxylase 4-like (The RefSeq protein has 2 substitutions compared to this genomic sequence) encodes the protein MTNFDLFFYISIFLLTILFLYLWFVITRNKKSSPQRKAYKLPPGSMGWPYIGETLQLYSQDPNIFFINRQRRYGEIFKTKILGCPCVMLTSPEAARFVLVNQANLFKPTYPKSKETLIGQSALFFHQGNYHIHVRKLVQTSLNPEAIHNQIPHIEELAISALNSWAGGHVVNTYHEMKKYSFEVGILAIFGHLDAHLKDQLKKNYIIVDKGYNSFPTNLPGSPYRKSLQARKRLGKILSEIINERKEKKLIEKGLLNCFLNAKDEKGLVLNEDQIADNIIGVLFAAQDTTASVLTWILKYLHDNPKLLKNVKAEQKAICQSNEQENHGLTWTQTRKMPITNKVVLETLRLASIISFTFREAVADVEYKGYLIPKGWKVMPLFRNIHQNPEFFPNPQNFDPSRFENVQKPNTFMPFDSGVHACPGNELAKLEMLIMTHHLVTKFRWEAEGSNSGIQYGPFPVPMGGLPARFWKESTTST